The segment AGTGAActtgtttttttgtggggtattttctttgtttaggggtttggttttgtttttcagttggTTGGTTGGCTGGTTTTGCTGGggtgttttgattttattttacaaaaactACATTTAAGTTGATAGCACAAAGTTTCTACATTGTTTCTACTTGGGACTTACTAAGTGTTCCTTCATGCatgcagaggaaaaattaataaattggTTTATACCTGTCATATCAAAAGACAATGTAGACAAGCAAAGCCTGCAAAAACACTAATTTTACTTGTCATTGCTATTATATGTAGGCTTCCACCTACTCCAACGCAATAGAAACATATCAGTTACCTTGAGTGCTAAAAGGCTCTTGTTAATTTCTGCACCTTCCAGTCGTGTCTGCCTATCTGCACTCGAAGTATCTGCTCCTCTTTCATTGCCAGCCAAATCAATCAGAGAAAATTTACCATgcaatttccctttccttctgagAATAATCTGAAACACTGCGTGGCTTCGAGATGAGTGTGCATTTGCAGATGTCTGGCCAGATGTCCTTTAAACAAGAGACAAGCAGAGAAAGACATTAACCAGTAGAGGACCATACATGTTAAACACTAACCTCACAATGATGGGTTTTCAGGGCACATTCCTGTATTTTCTTAGATGCTGACAGAATGTCTAGTACTCTTGTGGACACTAGACATAGAACACTAATATCTGGATATACATAGTACAATTATGCCTCTTCTTCCATCTCTTTAAATGGAAATGGAAGATTAGCAACATTTTGCCTCCCTTTTAAAATCAGATCTTCACATATTTCGGATTATCAGAGAGCTTACATAAAAAATGCTGGCATTTTTATCTGATCATGCAGCAGTCCATGCTCAAGgctaattttaaaaacaatgaagctgaaatcttaaaaaaaaaattgtgcttaACCTCTGCCAGTATGCATCAAGGCCTTTTACAGATGAAGAACCTGGCAGCAttccagtttttaaattatgtgaATTTAAGTCAGTAAGCTGCTTACATAATGCATGCAATTCACATCCTCTTGAACAAtcagttatttttctctatgaaaatacagaaaaatatgagaaattcCAAACATCTCTATTTAAAACATAGGTAGATTCTTTACTTGCAGACAACATCATCAAAAACTCACTTGAATATGGAAAGGCATCACTAGAAATATACCTCAAAAAATcttgttctgattttttaatggaCTATGAAAAACTGGTGCAAGCTATAGAAGATACCTGCAGCTGTTGCCTACTTCAATAAGCTTAAGAACATCTTCAACACATTTGACTTCCCGCTCCTGTAATCCCACCACCTGGACTTGCTGTTTACCATCTTCCAAGACTCTTAATTTTGTCTTCCTGTTCAACAAGTCAAAAACCttaggaaaggaggaaaacacaacaGTTAAAAGaggagctttaaaaaaaatcttgttttgaaTTCCATTTCAAATAATGCAAAACATTCCATAGAAATACATGATTGGAAGGGAAATGTAAAAATCCtttgaaatacagcttttaatACAAAGAGGGGAACATTCTTTAATGTGACAAGCTCaaaattttgtcaaaattttGAGAAACTCCTTCTTTCTCATAAAAGGATCAGGTAATTACCTTACCACTGTAGATCTCAAAAAACGTTGCATACACTTGAAGTTCTAATTTCTTATAGTTTGGCTTCTTTAGCATTAAAAAGACATCTCGAGCTGTGAATACATTtccagaataaaaagaaatctcatcATGTGTTTTCATTTAGTGAATATTCATTCATGTGTAACAGTCTATTTTACAGGACCTCATATTTTGCAAGAATGACAAATAGAGTCAGTCAACCAAGCCTAAAACAACACAATCTAAACTGCCACATTACACTGGAAGATGCAGAAGACCCCAAAATGATAAAGTTAAATAATCTGTTAGTGCATTTTTGTTAAGTAGTCTATATTTACATTACTGTGTAAAGGAAACATATCTAGGGACAACTTTTGATGTTACCAAAGCTCCACTGCAATGCAAAGTAAGTAAAGTGTTATACTTGTATGACAAAGAGTAGAAAATGTATTGATCTCAACTGGTCTGCCCAAAGCCAACTGATCAGTGAAGTCTCACCTGCTAGTGCATATATGCCTTTAGAACAATCTTGGTTCTTTCCTGAAAAGTCGCCACCCATagtctaaattaaaaaaaaaaagcaaagaaaaaaagaaaagcaccatAAAAGTCACATAATTGTAGTTGacatatttcttatttattagAACTCATCTAAGTGTGTAATGTATAAAAAAGAGTATTGCTGACTTGTAGAAGAACTACTTACATGGGTTTTCCCACTGCCTGTTTGTCCATATGCAAAACAAGTGGCCATTCCCCTTTCAAATATGGTCTCCACTAATGGTCGAGCTGTAAAccttaaatgcaaaaaaacctgtACTTAAAAAACTGGAGTATTTAAGATGCCACTACcccaaggaaaattaaaatgctaaGGCCAGAAGTGACAAAATTGATCCTATACTTTGACAGGTCAAAGGACATTTATACATTAATTTTTGAAGTAATACCAGCTCTAAGGTATTTAAATTTTCCAAACCATCACATGCTACAAGGTCTCTCTCATTTGAGGTCTCTCTCATTTGTTTCACAACAATATTATCCTTCTTTAAACCCTAAAACAATGATTTCCTTGTTTCAATGATCCAACACGCCACAGTTCACTAAACAGTCTGAGCTCCCTCAACATGACAGAATATGAAGATATTGAAGTGCTACAGGAATTTTGTCAATAGTAAATGtctgctgtcattttttttcctccccaaatcaACTTCCAAGATTAAATTTGAAAGACAAGAGGTCAAAACAACACTGCACATCTCAATTTTTGAGAATGTGCACACATTAAGAAAGGGGTCAAGATAATGAATACCCAAGCTCTTAAGAATGAAAACATCTACTTATCTGTGAGGTACTATTTGCTGTATCAAAATTATTATCTGAAGtatcatttctttttttagataattaattttaagaaacaCAGAGCTATTGTTCCTACTTCAGCTGCTTATCACTATTACTTAATTCTAAACTCCAAAAGCAAAGGGTAAATAATGGAGAGTTACATATGGAGATGATTCTCTCTGCAAAACTCTTTCTAAACTGTCTCCAGTTGTTTACATATAAATAACCTGATAGTGAccaataaaggaaaaaaatgaattacagAAACACTGAGATGCTACAACCTTCCTTCATTCTGCTTTCAAACACAAGATCACTTACAAAAACAATATGGGCAAGACCGAGCCACTCAGCAGCAACCCAGGGTTATATAAAGAATCTACATCTAGCTAAATCATGAATTTTCATCAAGAATACACCAAATGATTCCTTAACAGCcttagtttttctttctttgctttttctgagtATACATCTTCTGTCTTCTCAAGAGGATATTCCCATATTTTGATGTTTGTTCTCTCTAtacataaaaattgaaaaattcaCAAAGTCTAGCCTCCTTAGAAGCACACTCCATTACTTCTGTTTGACTGAACTTGAAACTCTTTATTTTgctgatttattaaaaagggACTTAAATGTATCTAttttaaagtaagaaaaaatgcaaacatatcTTAAAACGTTTTCATAAAGGATTACACAACTCCAAATGAGACTATGTTAAAAGAGTCCAATTTTACTTTTACTAGAACTTTTATTTGCAACCTTAGTCTTTCAGAAACCTGAACTGGTTCTCCTTTAAAACTCATATGGCATATCCATTCCAACTAGTGagtgttttttaatattaacaAAGATTTCAACTCTGTGCTCTGGTTTGTtgattaaaaatacttaaaatacagGCTAAGCAAAATAATAGTAGCAATAATGGTAACAATAATGGCAGTAGAAGTAATAATAATAGAGTATGTACTTTTCTACCTTGGACTGAACATTTTTTCAGCATAGATATACAGTAAATTTAGCATATTGGAGAAAACTGGAGCATCttaacacagtatttttttctcagtatgaCCCTGAGGCTCTGATGAGAGCACATGATGACACCTATCTTGCTCTTATTTCTGTTATTATGGAAGACCTCAAAACAGATTGTCCTTCAAATAATGATGATTATTGTGCCATAtaagggagaaggagaaagactaGAGATCTACTGTTTCAGTTTGAATACAATAATCTTAAAATATATTCCTATATTGCCATTAATATATTACATAACtaaaaaaactctgaaaaaactCAGTACAAAACACAACAACATTGTATACCAAAATATACCACCCCTCACATTAAACACCATgttcacacagagaaataaaggaaggaGGGAGATTAGAAGAATGGATTGTCAAGCAAGATAATTACTTCATGCATCATCAACCAGCTGGCTCTCCCACAGCTCTTCAGtgtcaaggaaaggaaagatgcTTCCAGCAGACAACCAGCAAAGACTGAAATCTCCAAGACAGCTTTGCTGTTCACAACTCTTTTGTTAGTATTAGTTTCATAAGATTTTCCTTTTGCCCCCTTCTCTAATTATAACAAGCATAAGacagaagtttttattttcacaacCTTTTAAGAATTCTTTTGCTGTCCACTATCAATCAGGGCATGATCCTAACTTTGACTTCCTAGTTGTGGattaaaaacaagaagaaagatATTTCTCTGTCAATACTTTTTAAGACTATGGGAAGCACTTCCCAAGCATAAGAAAGATTGTATCTTCACcaaattcctttttaatatcaacattttctgcaaaaagtTTCAAAGTTATTTAGATGCATACTAAGATTCTGACTAATATTATGTCAGTGTCTAACCTTGCCCACTACTGTATGTACTTTATTCAGTGACTTGTTGAAGGGAAATAGCTACTTCTAAACATGCTTTTAAAAGTGCTGCGTGAATTATTCCATACCAACAGTGGAACTGAAACAGAAGAGCAAAGAACAAAATGGAGATCCAAATATCTTTGGCCTATAAGAGAGGATATGTGTCTTTGCCGCTGGTTGTTTTTAAGTTAGAAGGATTTGGCATTTACAGCATGATAACATAGCTTTATACACTTCCACATTACATCAGCCAGATTGCTTCCAGAAGATATGTAAGCTCAGGCATCTTGGCAATACTGCAATATACACTCTCTCACTTTATTTGTACTCTTTTCTCACCCTCTACtgatttctttccatctcttaATTATCCTATATTCAGACTGCAAGCTCTTTGGTGCTAGGGCTCTCTTCCTCCAGGTTCCCTAATGACCAAAAGCCATGACTCAGGTTTCTCAGGTGCTGCACACACACTAATAATAAGACAATAACCTGGAAGCAAATGGAGAACTGATTACATGGCTCAAGTAATCAGCAGCTGAGGAGGCAGGCGATATTTGCTAGAGCCTGGAATGCAGCAGGGCTTGGAGGAAGACTGGGAGTAGGACTGAGGTCAACAGAGGAAATGACATTGCAGGTGAAAAATTAGGGATAAAGAGTTAAAACAAAAGTAAACAGGTACAAGAATGGAGGTAGCAATATACCATCTGGTAACACAGAGAATAGGAATAAAGTCTAAGACCAATGTAAGTGTAACAGTTATTAGTATGgaaaaaacatgagaaaaaagattcaccaaaaaaaagcatATACACATACCTGTAAACCATTTCATTAGGAGCCGTGTCATCAAAGGCATAATCAAAACGAAAAGTTTGGTTTTCTAGGTACCTTGTTAAATCCACCTTTTGTTTTGGTTCATGTACCATCACAACATCTTTACTAGGAATTGTTATTACATCAAGGTCTTTCATTAAAGTTTCTATAAAATAagtgaaatataaatttaactAACAACACatcattattttttacattttcccatTGTTTACACTCTCAAAACATCTCAGATAACACAGCTCCTCCAAGTAACAACACTGCAATGGATTTGGGCTTCTGATACCTAGATAGCAATCTGCTAAGCAAGAGATTTCAATTTGGAAGTCTAATCATCCTATCCTACCAATTGCTAGAAATTAAAGAGAAGTACAAAGCTCTTTAGACTAAAGACTATGATCATTAATTACAGCACTATCATTGTAACTTGTTATGCCTTATATAACACCTTTCTTGGACTTGAGGTCTTATTCCTCAGTAATTATATAGTCTTCTACAGCTCACTGCCATATCCTTTGAGTTTTTATAAATATCTTCTCTAGTGCAGAAATTAGATGGTAGTACTATACTGCTTCAAACttgaaaacacaaagaaattaacCTCCTTATGataatacattttgttttaaaattttatcttgatattttctttaaattttgctttcattcctCAGAGACATTATAATTTGTGCATTCCTCCTGGAACCTATAGTACATATCTTTAATATATAATTCCtccaaaataaaatcctttcaaaatATTATCTTGTTAGCAGAATAAGCTGAAAATTATAATGATCCTTCCTATCACTGTGACTTCAACAGTGAGATCCTAGATTATAATTACTATACAGCACTGCAATTTACTGCTAATTGTTGTATGGTATATGAGTCAGCAAAATAGAGAACCCAGTGATCCATAGTATGCACAAAAATAAAGACCCTTTGTGTATACAGTCAGGATTCACTAATGTGTCCTACTTGCATTTCTTTGTAAAATTTCTTAAGGCATGCAGTTTAAGAATTTGACATGAATTTATACAACCAGATAGAAACCTTTTCATGAATTAACATCCTAATCAAACAGTACGATGGTTACCATTGCATTACATTACACACCAATGGAAATGCACATTCCAGCCAATGTATAATGAATTTTTCAACTGCActgcaataaaatgaaatgcaattattCTGCAGCAATCACAGATAATAAGTAAGGAACagtgacaaaaataaatgtatgatGGACAATTCTTTGCAGTAAAAACCTTTTAGTTTAACTAGTCAGAAGaggatttttcttaaaaaattgtttggagTAAGACGTATACTTCCTCCCATCTATTTGGTATGAGAAGCTGCATTCTTTGCTGATGAAAATTAGGAGTAATGTCTCTGAAACCCATCATACATTTCACAATTATAAATATGTGTCACTGAACTAAAATGTCAAAATGTCACTCTGAACACCTACTTCCTGTGAAGTCGATCCAGAGAACAATTGATGCTGAGAATACCTAATGTTTTTGGTGctaattctgcatttttgagatgacaaaacaaattaattttttttttctaatcataTGATTGCAGTCTAGCATCTTTAATTCTTTTATGcttttctatgattttatgagaAATACTGCTTCTTGTGAACTGAGTGTTTTCAGGAGATTGTATCATGTGGGTACTAGATTATCATCCCCTTCACAGATTATTTAGTTAACAACTTTTTTACTACtgtttattcttaaaaatgcaaaacagcTTTAAGTATCAATCTCATTTTTACTTAGACATTCATATTTCTACAAACACCTCAGATTTACTTTTTAATAGCTCCCAACCACTAATATGAAAGATATGCAACTTCCACAAAATCAAACCCTACTTCTGAATCCCAGCTCATGTCCCATAACAACCTGTTTTCATTTACTGTGATTTCACTTTGTCCACCTCCAGCACAGGTAGAAAGTCACATTTTTCCCAAcagtaaaagtaaaaattaaaaaaaaaaatagaagcagcaacatgaaagggaaaataagtCAAAAAAACCTAACTATATACTGGTATCAACATATGTATGGGAAAGGGAGCACCTTTCCTCCATTTTCCTCTGGGTATGCTTCAGATAATCCTAAATGTGTACTTCTGACAGTACAAAAACAATAAATAGCATCCCATGTTGCATCAGCATCAGAGTGGTGCTCTTTTGAGTCCTTCATCTGAACAGAATataagagaaagagaaggaaaaaaacatcttGCAGCACTGGATTCACACAGGCTACAATCCAGTAGGCATTTGTGTTCTAAATTCCCACTGAAAGTAAAAAAGCTTCCTAGGAAGTCAAAATTTCAATTTAACTAGAATTGAAAGCTGAacagttttttgttgtttggttttgttggtttttttttaatacagactCTAGTCTGATGAGCAGGCAGTAAGAAAAGTAGCTCAAACACTcatcacataaaataaaaagtcattAAGGAGTTCTTTTAGTACGTAACCATTTTTAGTGGCATTTGATATGCTCTAGAGTAACTTTGCCAGCCCTGAGCAACAACTCCAGGAGATACAAGTCTTCTGTTTACCTGCAGTCCACTAGCCCTGTGAGGATGCCTTGGACAAGTACAGGCACCAACCGTGTCATAAGATACCTCCTTGATGTCTAATTCAAGATCACTTGGAAGCACAAAAATGTATATACAAAAACATGTATGAAAGTTTTCAGTGTGTAACTCTCTGCTCATGAGATCACTTGAAGGATACTTCAAAATAACAGTGATCCTAATACAACATAATAGTGAAGAGATTACAGCAGAATTAACTTCCAGATCAACTAAATACATCCTAGATGACCTTGGCAAAAAATCGCATCTTCCTGTGCCTCACCTCCTACTACATAAAATTGTGGCAGGTAAACTACTTTTCTCCCCAGGTTACGACAAGTCGATGAATTTTCTAGGTTCATCACACGTACTGTCTAATACAAAAGCTTCACCTCTTCACCTAGTATTTCTAGAGTTGTTTAACACAAATAATGTTACTATCAGAAGCAGCTTTTCCGataaacaaatgaacaaaatctTCAACAATCATACCTTTTTTATTGAGTGGTCGTTTTCGTACACAAACACAAATCCTGTGCTCATCAATCTGCAAAGGAAAGTCTTTCAGTGAACTATATCCCAATTCCAGTTACCaaatatttaactttatttGACTTAAACAAAGTGAAATTTCCAAGACAGTGAGTCATCTGAACATGTAAAAACCCCTTGTGCCTGCACAGTAGCCAAGAACCCAAAAGGGAGAACCATATGTTAACAAAACTCCCGACAGACAGTGATCGAATCCAATAGATCAACAGGTACTATTGGACTAGGAAAGCAAATCTAGCTTTAACAGGGTAAATATGCTACTGACAGAAATTGTCACATTCTCTGATTTCCAAAGAATCTGAGTTTTGATCATTTAAGGATTCCACTCCTCTGACTTGGCTGCAAACCAAAATCCCATCACCTTCAAAGATCAAATAATAATCATTATGTTGAAGACAGCTCTTCAAATAAATTTCATAGTTTTGTGCATACATCCCTTAGCATCCCAGGAAAATTTACCATACAAAGGCTGAGTGACTACTTAGTACATATTGGCATTATTTaatagtaaaaatatatttaataacaGTTTAGTAAAGTACGACTTCCAAAATCTACTCATTTCAGTATCAACAAATTACCGGAAAAATAAACCCATGTTATATTAAATactaatatatattaaaatagcTATTTTTTGCATTAACAGACAGAAGtatgcatggaaaaaaaatgaaaacacacagcaaaaccacagaagGGTAACACATTTCCATGCTGCTGGCATACTTACAGGATCAGCAGTTGTCAGTGGTCTATAATCCAAACTTCCCCTGAAATCTCTTATCATGCACATAATTTCATAATTTGGGTTTGTAGCATCAACATCCTAGGAAAAAGTAAGCAACAGAATTTCTACTATActttttgtttcaagaaaaGGCCTTAATTAATTAActatgatcttttttttttctgcaaaacaccAGAAATGTCTCTTGCAAGTTTAATACAAGTTTAATGCCTTTTTCCACTCTGATGTAGCTAATTAACTGACCCTAAAGGAAACAATTATATGCTTCCCATGTCACTTTGATTGAGGACTCATTAATAGTCTActcaagaaagagaaattactcCTGCCTTTGCCAGCACCTTCACACTGAAGAAACATATAGTCAACAtatagagttaattttctccatAGAAAAATGTGATATGCAGctctgttttggatttgtgctggaaacaagGTTGATAATACATGGATATTTTAGCTACTCCTGAGCAGCACTTACACAGCAAAGTCATTTTTTGGTCCTCACCCCACCCCACAAGCAAGGCAGTAAACACaaccaggacagctgaccccatGACACAGGCACAGAAGATAACCCATCCTTAAACCTGGAGCAATCAATACCAGAGTGAATGGACACGTAAGAGGCCATGCATGGAACACCAATAAGCTGAGCCTGAGCCTACCCTGTTTTCTGCAGAACTGATGAAACTTCCCATCACTTCTCCCTATAAATACCTGTTTTACAACACTTCAGGACATGCTGCTGATGCCAAATATAGCCAGTTCCGGTGCTCAGGCCCTACTAAGTTTCGCATGGCTACCCTCACACGATATAAAATTTCTGAATCACAGCTGGTTGTGGACACAGTGTAGGCACTCTCAGAAAGCACTGGATTTGGGTTAACTAAACTGAAAGAGAGCCAGATCATTCTTTGCACTTGTGACACAGCCAATCCTCACCTCAGAAAAAACTGTGTCCTGGTCATCAGAAGCTGATTGTACCTTGATGTCATTGACTCTCACTACACTGAACTAAAAACTGCTGACAGTAAGTCtttacaaaatgtttctttataaaattcagaaaagagCATTGTTTATCATGGAGAAAGGATTTACCAAATATTCTTCAAGCCCTATTTAAAGGTCTTGCATACTAGCAGTGTTTGGTGAATTATTGCTGCGTTTCACAACAACCTCCTCACACAAAAGTTTAAGACTCAGATGCAAGAGGAGTGTCCACAGgagcaataaaaatgaaaattttacaaGTAACATAACCCcttcaaagtattttaatatataaagcCAGAAATGGTCATTCCTCACACATAAAGACATTATAATGTTTTGTGTAAATGGATGTAAACtataaaacacaaatttaaCATAGGTGATTTTAGGTCAACTTTAGGGAAACATCATTAAACCATGAAAAGTAAATTGTATGAATGATTTACTTGATGGTGGTAATTCTCATGTCAGAAGCAGACTGGTAGTATCCCTTTAGAGACTAACACATACACAGCTGCCAATAAGATTACACTCCTAGTTTTGCTAAAGCTTTTACACCATTGTGACAGAAAATCATTTAATATTAAGAAATTTTTCTCAAAGGATCAGCAACTTCATTCATTTCACACAAGTTTTTAACAACTGGCTACCAAGCTGCTTGCATGATGAAATTACAAATGTACAGACTAgtttaaagaaagaaacattacAAGTCACTGTTAAAACTTGAGCCTCAAATAGATCTATAAAGCATCAAAGATTACAATGAACAATTTATCATAATGTTGCATTACCTCCTGTAGAATAACAGACCTCTCTAAAAGTCAAAAAGTTGGTTATtgtcaaaaatacattttccctaAGAAATAGCTATGATCAGTAGTTGTTCTCTAAAGAACATGCAGCAAGGCAGCAATTGAAAGCAATgatttctgtaggaaaaaaaaaggggaaaaccaTCTAAAGTAGTAGTTATGAGAACAATCCTatgaaacaacaaaatatttgtcaaaTCTTGACAAATTTGACACTTAATTTCAAGATTATCACAGttcataaaaattattaaagacagaaaaaaagcataattttgcAGATTTCTTTTGCTGATGTATGATTTTCAGTTGAGCTAAAAATACTAACCTGAGCTCTCTTTTCTCTAAGTTCCTGCTGCTGTAACCTTCTTTTTTCACGTTTCTCTTGCAATTTTTCAACCTCTTTTACACAGTTAGATTTTCTACGTGcttaaagaaaaagatgcaatttaaaaatactttccatATTTACACTGTAAACTTCAATTAAATTAATGTATCAATAATTAGAATGCATCAACTATGAACTATATTTTCAAGCAAATCTGATTAGTTAAGAATCATTATGGCATTTAAATTTCTATAATGCAtaaaatttattagaaaaatgcCATGGGAATAGGACAACAatcacacaaacaaaaatatatgaccttgaaaaaatatttggacaGATACATGTGATCTCTTGGTTTGAATTAAAAGTAAGCCcagacaaatttttaaaaaatggaaaaaaaaagtgataaaaaataCCACCATggttaaaagaaaataaaggaaaaacaaattccaaATACTTGTACAATTATGACGAAAATGAACATATGTTTAGCCACAGCTTTCTGAGAAGCTCCTCAAGGAAGCTCACAGACAACTGAACATGTAGACCATTTGTCATTTATGGATAACAACATAATCCAAGAGAATGTACATGTAATGCCCAGAATGAACGAGTCCTTGATACATGGTTTACATACAAGGGGGTCCAAATTCCTTTTTTGCAGCTTGAACTGGAGATATATCTGAAACACTACCATTCTGTTGAGAGGAGGAAGACTGCTCGGGAAGCTGAGTAGGTCGTGCACGTGCAGAACCAACCACTgcaaaggaaaggcaaaaagctCATCTGGACATGGAGGAGTAACCTTTCTACccatttctgaaatgctttgttAAGATGAGATAAAATGAGGCCCCTTTCTAACACAACAATTTACTGTGGATGAGAAGGAGCCATACTCATGGAAAGTCTATTAATAAAAACATCTGGTATGCAGACTTTTTTATCCTAGCGCTGTACAACATGATTATTAAGTAACAATGCTGCatgtgtatatttttaaatactgcagAATTAGTACAACTTACTATATGCACAGAATGAATAATTTACTTGGAGATACACAGTCCTAAAGCATAAAGTGCttcaattttattaatattgtaATTATACCCAAAAAACTAGTAAGAAAAGAAGCCCTGCTGTTTCACGTTCTCTAGATTGTACAAAATGCCCCAACTCCATTAAGCCTATGATCACTGGAGGAGCAAAGCAAAGAAGTTAAGGCCAGTGAAGTGCAGCACAATCTGTAAGTGGAAGAAACAAGCCTTTTTGCCTCTATACCGGTAGGGATATAGATACAATCAATATGCCTAACTTATGCATTGATTCTATATGTGCTAAGAATGCCAGCTTCTGAAAATACTGTGATGTCTTTTTCCAGTGAATGCAGTGGGAGTGATGAGCATGTAAGCATGTGTGATAGAGCTGAATGCtttaaattgtatttcaaaTAGTTGCTTCGACCAACTCTGCTTCAGCTGGCCCATTTCCTGCACACACTTAAAACAGAGTGTGTCAGAAGAGTACTACAGTGAAGGTATCAGCTTTGATCAGTAGCCAGAGATGAGACTCCAAGCAAAGGCCAGCGCACTGTACAACAAGGAAACAACTACAGAAACAAGTTTTGAACAGGACAGACAAGACACATACCATCATTCCACATGTCAGAGGAGATCTAGCTTATAGTATAAATTGACTAGATAAAATAAGACAGTGTGCTGAGAAAAGCTAAATTACAaggccaaaaagaaaaatatttaggcCAACAGTAAATGGTAAGAGGCAAGGTACACATTAAAATACAAGTTACAGGGTTATTTCATACTAA is part of the Camarhynchus parvulus chromosome Z, STF_HiC, whole genome shotgun sequence genome and harbors:
- the KIF2A gene encoding kinesin-like protein KIF2A isoform X4, translated to MAAANFGKIQIGIYVEIKRSDGRIHQAMVTSLNEDNESVTVEWIENGDTKGKEIDLESIFSLNPDLAPDEDIEPSPETLPPPASSAKVNKIVKSRRTVLPNKNDPPARDNRVVGSARARPTQLPEQSSSSQQNARRKSNCVKEVEKLQEKREKRRLQQQELREKRAQDVDATNPNYEIMCMIRDFRGSLDYRPLTTADPIDEHRICVCVRKRPLNKKETLMKDLDVITIPSKDVVMVHEPKQKVDLTRYLENQTFRFDYAFDDTAPNEMVYRFTARPLVETIFERGMATCFAYGQTGSGKTHTMGGDFSGKNQDCSKGIYALAARDVFLMLKKPNYKKLELQVYATFFEIYSGKVFDLLNRKTKLRVLEDGKQQVQVVGLQEREVKCVEDVLKLIEVGNSCRTSGQTSANAHSSRSHAVFQIILRRKGKLHGKFSLIDLAGNERGADTSSADRQTRLEGAEINKSLLALKECIRALGRNKPHTPFRASKLTQVLRDSFIGENSRTCMIATISPGMASCENTLNTLRYANRVKELTVDPSAAGDIRSIIHHTPNQMDDLETQWGVGSSPQRDDLKLLCEQNEEEVSPQLFSFHEAVSQMVEMEEQVVEDHRTVFQESIRWLEVEKLLLEMTEEVDYDVDSYATQLEAILEQKIDILTELRDKVKSFRAALQEEEQASKQINPKRPRAL
- the KIF2A gene encoding kinesin-like protein KIF2A isoform X3, which codes for MAAANFGKIQIGIYVEIKRSDGRIHQAMVTSLNEDNESVTVEWIENGDTKGKEIDLESIFSLNPDLAPDEDIEPSPETLPPPASSAKVNKIVKSRRTVLPNKNDPPARDNRVVGSARARPTQLPEQSSSSQQNGSVSDISPVQAAKKEFGPPSRRKSNCVKEVEKLQEKREKRRLQQQELREKRAQDVDATNPNYEIMCMIRDFRGSLDYRPLTTADPIDEHRICVCVRKRPLNKKETLMKDLDVITIPSKDVVMVHEPKQKVDLTRYLENQTFRFDYAFDDTAPNEMVYRFTARPLVETIFERGMATCFAYGQTGSGKTHTMGGDFSGKNQDCSKGIYALAARDVFLMLKKPNYKKLELQVYATFFEIYSGKVFDLLNRKTKLRVLEDGKQQVQVVGLQEREVKCVEDVLKLIEVGNSCRTSGQTSANAHSSRSHAVFQIILRRKGKLHGKFSLIDLAGNERGADTSSADRQTRLEGAEINKSLLALKECIRALGRNKPHTPFRASKLTQVLRDSFIGENSRTCMIATISPGMASCENTLNTLRYANRVKELTVDPSAAGDIRSIIHHTPNQMDDLETQWGVGSSPQRDDLKLLCEQNEEEVSPQLFSFHEAVSQMVEMEEQVVEDHRTVFQESIRWLEVEKLLLEMTEEVDYDVDSYATQLEAILEQKIDILTELRDKVKSFRAALQEEEQASKQINPKRPRAL
- the KIF2A gene encoding kinesin-like protein KIF2A isoform X1, which gives rise to MAAANFGKIQIGIYVEIKRSDGRIHQAMVTSLNEDNESVTVEWIENGDTKGKEIDLESIFSLNPDLAPDEDIEPSPETLPPPASSAKVNKIVKSRRTVLPNKNDPPARDNRVVGSARARPTQLPEQSSSSQQNGSVSDISPVQAAKKEFGPPSRRKSNCVKEVEKLQEKREKRRLQQQELREKRAQDVDATNPNYEIMCMIRDFRGSLDYRPLTTADPIDEHRICVCVRKRPLNKKETLMKDLDVITIPSKDVVMVHEPKQKVDLTRYLENQTFRFDYAFDDTAPNEMVYRFTARPLVETIFERGMATCFAYGQTGSGKTHTMGGDFSGKNQDCSKGIYALAARDVFLMLKKPNYKKLELQVYATFFEIYSGKVFDLLNRKTKLRVLEDGKQQVQVVGLQEREVKCVEDVLKLIEVGNSCRTSGQTSANAHSSRSHAVFQIILRRKGKLHGKFSLIDLAGNERGADTSSADRQTRLEGAEINKSLLALKECIRALGRNKPHTPFRASKLTQVLRDSFIGENSRTCMIATISPGMASCENTLNTLRYANRVKEFGISPSDIPFSQGSGSRSDLSPSYEYDDFSPSNTRVKELTVDPSAAGDIRSIIHHTPNQMDDLETQWGVGSSPQRDDLKLLCEQNEEEVSPQLFSFHEAVSQMVEMEEQVVEDHRTVFQESIRWLEVEKLLLEMTEEVDYDVDSYATQLEAILEQKIDILTELRDKVKSFRAALQEEEQASKQINPKRPRAL